Proteins from a genomic interval of Kitasatospora herbaricolor:
- a CDS encoding bestrophin-like domain: protein MSWMDIGTLVIVLLCLAAALKLLQRYVPHPVREAHNDVAGFIFAAVGVLYAVLLAFVVIAVWENNDSARKTTFQEADSLAGIYWISRELPAPLGPQLEKRTLDYARLVMDTEWPLMAEHHSSPEATQLVYGMRADVFAIKPESEQQNVLYEHAVSHLEKLASERRQRLNQVDDEVPTLLWVALIAGAVLTVGFTFLFGLSNTLSHTLMVLALSGLVVISLIVIKEMDFPFTGVTAVKPTAFEVFLNRLPPPR from the coding sequence ATGAGTTGGATGGACATCGGCACCCTGGTCATCGTCCTGCTCTGCCTGGCCGCTGCGCTGAAACTGCTGCAGCGTTACGTCCCGCACCCCGTCCGCGAGGCCCACAACGACGTGGCCGGCTTCATCTTCGCCGCGGTCGGCGTGCTCTACGCCGTCCTGCTCGCCTTCGTGGTGATCGCCGTCTGGGAGAACAACGACTCCGCCCGCAAGACCACCTTCCAGGAGGCCGACTCGCTGGCCGGCATCTACTGGATCTCCCGTGAGCTCCCGGCGCCGCTCGGCCCCCAGCTGGAGAAGCGGACCCTCGACTACGCCCGGCTGGTGATGGACACCGAGTGGCCGCTGATGGCCGAGCACCACAGCAGCCCGGAGGCCACCCAGCTGGTGTACGGGATGCGGGCGGACGTGTTCGCGATCAAGCCGGAGAGCGAGCAGCAGAACGTCCTGTACGAGCACGCCGTCAGCCACCTGGAGAAGCTGGCGTCCGAGCGCCGCCAGCGGCTGAACCAGGTGGACGACGAGGTGCCGACGCTGCTCTGGGTGGCGCTCATCGCCGGGGCGGTCCTGACGGTCGGCTTCACCTTCCTGTTCGGCCTCTCCAACACGCTCTCCCACACGCTCATGGTGCTGGCGCTGAGCGGGCTGGTGGTGATCTCACTGATCGTCATCAAGGAGATGGACTTCCCGTTCACGGGGGTGACGGCGGTGAAGCCGACGGCCTTCGAGGTCTTCCTCAACCGCCTGCCACCCCCGCGCTGA
- a CDS encoding family 2 encapsulin nanocompartment cargo protein polyprenyl transferase has protein sequence MGIFAVERDHREGSDVDDVLARARESVDPALRTAVGTLPPSLQRIAAYHFGWSESDGSTAAAPSGKAIRPALVLAATRALGGDPAAAARAAAAVELIHNFTLLHDDVIDGDDTRRHRLTAWRVFGTTEAILAGDALHSLALRTLAEDTHPAAQAAVRRLADCVVELCGGQQADCAFEQRSDVSLAECLAMAEAKTGALLGCACAVGALYAGASEEVARAMDAFGREIGLAFQLIDDLIGIWGDPEVTGKPVGADLVARKKSLPVVAALGAGTAEAAVLAGLYGLVRPLTEDELARCARAVEAAGGRAWAQGESCERMAAAIAHLAEAVPEPADADELLALAELVTRRSH, from the coding sequence ATGGGGATCTTCGCAGTGGAACGGGACCACCGGGAGGGGAGCGACGTCGACGACGTCCTCGCCCGGGCCCGGGAGTCCGTCGACCCGGCACTGCGCACGGCCGTCGGCACCCTGCCACCGTCGCTGCAACGCATCGCCGCCTACCACTTCGGCTGGTCGGAGTCGGACGGGTCCACGGCGGCCGCGCCCTCCGGCAAGGCGATCAGGCCCGCCCTGGTGCTGGCCGCGACCCGGGCCCTCGGCGGGGATCCGGCCGCCGCCGCCCGCGCCGCCGCCGCGGTCGAGCTGATCCACAACTTCACCCTGCTCCACGACGACGTGATCGACGGTGACGACACCAGGCGTCACCGCCTCACCGCCTGGCGGGTCTTCGGCACCACCGAGGCGATCCTCGCCGGTGACGCCCTGCACTCGCTGGCCCTGCGCACCCTCGCCGAGGACACGCACCCGGCGGCGCAGGCCGCCGTCCGGCGCCTCGCCGACTGCGTGGTCGAGCTGTGCGGGGGGCAGCAGGCGGACTGCGCCTTCGAGCAGCGCAGTGACGTTTCACTCGCCGAATGCCTGGCGATGGCCGAGGCCAAGACCGGTGCCCTGCTCGGCTGCGCCTGCGCGGTCGGCGCCCTCTACGCGGGCGCCTCGGAGGAGGTGGCGCGGGCGATGGACGCGTTCGGCCGCGAGATCGGTCTGGCGTTCCAGCTGATCGACGACCTGATCGGGATCTGGGGGGACCCGGAGGTCACCGGCAAGCCCGTCGGCGCGGACCTGGTGGCCCGGAAGAAGTCCCTCCCGGTGGTGGCCGCCCTCGGCGCCGGTACGGCCGAGGCCGCCGTGCTCGCCGGTCTCTACGGCCTGGTCCGCCCGCTGACCGAGGACGAGCTCGCCCGCTGCGCCCGGGCCGTGGAGGCGGCCGGCGGCCGGGCCTGGGCCCAGGGCGAGTCCTGCGAGCGGATGGCCGCCGCCATCGCCCACCTGGCCGAGGCCGTGCCCGAGCCGGCCGACGCCGACGAGCTGCTGGCGCTCGCCGAACTGGTCACCCGGCGCAGCCACTGA
- a CDS encoding family 2B encapsulin nanocompartment shell protein translates to MSTETNVGIPAQGGQAQTRQQQSLGTAGAKNLATTTKSAPQMQGISSRWLLKMLPWVQVAGGTYRVNRRLTYAVGRGRVSFVKTGADVRLVPPSLRELPVLRGFEDDGLLAELAARFVQRDFSAGEVLVEAGRPVEEVFLIAHGKVNKIGRGKYGDEAVVGFLADGDHLGDEALLQADSAWEYTVKAATAGTVLALPWPAFQELADRSEALRGQILAYLAGSQAAQNRHGEAEIELSAGHEGEHELPGTFVDYELAPREYELSVAQTVLQVHSRVADLYNQPMNQIEQQLKLTIEALREAQEHELINNREFGLLHNADYDQRIQTHSGPPTPDDMDELLSRRRGTKFFLAHPKAIAAFGRECSRRGLYPDALDVQGHHVPAWRGVPIFPSNKIPILDGHTSSILALRTGEDNQGVVGLHQTGIPDEYQPSLSVRFMGINEKAIISYLVSAYYSAAILVPDAIGVLENVDVARPRD, encoded by the coding sequence ATGTCGACCGAAACCAACGTCGGTATTCCTGCGCAGGGCGGGCAGGCGCAAACCCGGCAGCAGCAGAGCCTTGGCACGGCGGGCGCGAAGAACCTCGCCACCACCACCAAGTCCGCGCCGCAGATGCAGGGCATCAGCTCCCGCTGGCTGCTGAAGATGCTCCCCTGGGTGCAGGTCGCCGGTGGTACGTACCGCGTCAACCGGCGCCTCACGTACGCGGTCGGGCGTGGCCGGGTGAGTTTCGTCAAGACGGGGGCGGACGTCCGCCTGGTGCCGCCCTCGCTGCGCGAGCTGCCGGTGCTGCGCGGGTTCGAGGACGACGGCCTGCTGGCGGAGCTGGCGGCCCGCTTCGTCCAGCGCGACTTCTCCGCCGGCGAGGTGCTGGTCGAGGCCGGGCGCCCGGTCGAAGAGGTCTTCCTGATCGCCCACGGCAAGGTCAACAAGATCGGCCGGGGCAAGTACGGCGACGAGGCGGTGGTCGGCTTCCTCGCGGACGGCGACCACCTCGGCGACGAGGCCCTGCTGCAGGCCGACTCCGCCTGGGAGTACACCGTCAAGGCCGCCACCGCCGGTACCGTGCTGGCGCTGCCCTGGCCCGCCTTCCAGGAGCTGGCCGACCGCTCGGAGGCTTTGCGCGGCCAGATCCTGGCCTACCTGGCGGGCTCGCAGGCGGCGCAGAATCGTCACGGCGAGGCGGAGATCGAGCTCTCCGCCGGCCATGAGGGCGAGCACGAGCTGCCCGGCACCTTCGTGGACTACGAGCTCGCGCCGCGCGAGTACGAGCTGAGCGTCGCCCAGACGGTGCTGCAGGTGCACAGCCGGGTCGCGGACCTCTACAACCAGCCGATGAACCAGATCGAGCAGCAGTTGAAGCTGACGATCGAGGCCCTGCGCGAGGCGCAGGAGCACGAGCTGATCAACAACCGCGAGTTCGGCCTGCTCCACAACGCCGACTACGACCAGCGCATCCAGACCCACTCCGGCCCGCCCACCCCCGACGACATGGACGAGTTGCTCAGCCGGCGCCGGGGCACCAAGTTCTTCCTCGCCCATCCGAAGGCGATCGCCGCATTCGGCCGGGAGTGCAGCCGGCGCGGCCTCTACCCGGACGCGCTGGACGTGCAGGGGCACCACGTCCCGGCCTGGCGGGGGGTGCCCATCTTCCCGTCCAACAAGATTCCGATCCTGGACGGGCACACGAGTTCGATTCTCGCGCTGCGCACCGGCGAGGACAACCAGGGTGTCGTCGGTCTGCACCAGACCGGCATTCCCGACGAGTACCAGCCGAGCCTCTCGGTCCGCTTCATGGGGATCAACGAGAAGGCGATCATCTCCTACCTGGTCAGCGCCTACTATTCCGCCGCCATTCTGGTGCCCGACGCGATCGGCGTGCTGGAGAACGTCGACGTCGCCCGACCCAGGGACTGA
- a CDS encoding ATP-grasp domain-containing protein, with the protein MSAPVRVWLNRTYAENVFFIEQLRAAPRPVEVHATHVDADSPVLAAADVASLEPDGLAPDEYVAFALEYCARNAVDVFLPRLNQLAISLHRKEFQEVGTALACPPATAIAAFDSKVDGYAAIASAGLPTPPWWQVRTADELLAAVTAIEAADGVPCLKPASGAGGEGFRVLTREPFGLHALSGWPSGHVQLDQVLAAMDGSATTVDLLVMPYLEGPEVSVDCLGDLDGRLITAVGRTKHRRRRSFTTAPRYLEPARQLVETLGMAFLSNVQFRHHHGEPVVIDVNTRPSGGLHQLSLAGLNLPWNAVQLALGEIPTPAPADRLAGIEYTLVSGVHPVLPRQVPHALERVPVAFDLVDALPG; encoded by the coding sequence GTGAGCGCACCCGTACGCGTCTGGCTCAACCGCACCTACGCCGAGAACGTGTTCTTCATCGAGCAGTTGCGCGCCGCTCCGCGCCCCGTCGAGGTCCATGCCACCCATGTCGACGCCGACTCACCGGTGCTGGCCGCCGCCGACGTCGCCTCCCTGGAACCCGACGGTCTGGCCCCTGACGAGTACGTGGCCTTCGCTCTCGAATACTGCGCCCGCAACGCCGTCGACGTCTTCCTGCCCCGGCTCAACCAACTCGCCATCTCCCTGCACCGCAAGGAGTTCCAGGAGGTCGGCACGGCGCTGGCCTGCCCGCCGGCCACCGCGATCGCGGCCTTCGACAGCAAGGTCGACGGGTACGCGGCCATAGCCTCCGCCGGCCTGCCGACTCCCCCCTGGTGGCAGGTGCGGACGGCCGACGAACTGCTGGCCGCCGTGACCGCGATCGAGGCGGCGGACGGCGTGCCCTGCCTGAAGCCCGCCTCCGGGGCCGGCGGCGAGGGGTTCCGGGTGCTCACCCGCGAGCCCTTCGGGCTGCACGCGCTGTCCGGGTGGCCGAGCGGCCACGTCCAGCTCGACCAGGTGCTGGCCGCCATGGACGGCTCCGCCACCACTGTGGACCTGCTGGTGATGCCGTACCTGGAGGGCCCGGAGGTCTCGGTGGACTGCCTGGGCGACCTGGACGGCCGGCTGATCACCGCCGTGGGCCGCACCAAGCACCGCCGGCGCCGCAGCTTCACCACCGCCCCGCGCTACCTGGAGCCCGCCCGCCAACTGGTCGAGACGCTCGGCATGGCCTTCCTGTCGAACGTGCAGTTCCGGCACCACCACGGCGAGCCGGTGGTCATCGACGTCAACACCAGACCGTCCGGCGGCCTGCACCAGCTCAGCCTCGCGGGCCTCAACCTGCCCTGGAACGCGGTGCAGTTGGCGCTCGGCGAGATCCCCACCCCGGCCCCCGCCGACCGGCTCGCGGGCATCGAGTACACCCTGGTGTCCGGCGTCCACCCGGTACTGCCGCGCCAGGTGCCGCACGCGCTGGAGCGCGTCCCGGTGGCCTTCGACCTGGTCGACGCCCTGCCGGGCTGA
- a CDS encoding methylated-DNA--[protein]-cysteine S-methyltransferase, giving the protein MSTTWITVGTPLPSGPMRIAVTPAGVVTSDYLPDGSATSAPVCTDPAKIEAVTGRITDYLAGRRRAPDLPIDWSRIGDAHRVVLRTLLTEVPYGRTITYGELAALSGVFEGTTEPGLAARTVGQMMAANPVPLLVPCHRVVAADGLGGFGGGRVGIEVKRWLLTLEGVLEPTLDWNGPDWVEAAARG; this is encoded by the coding sequence ATGTCGACCACGTGGATCACGGTCGGGACACCGCTGCCCAGCGGTCCGATGCGGATCGCCGTGACACCGGCCGGCGTCGTGACGTCGGACTACCTGCCCGACGGGAGCGCCACGTCCGCGCCGGTCTGCACCGACCCGGCGAAGATCGAGGCGGTCACCGGCCGGATCACCGACTACCTGGCCGGGCGCCGCCGGGCGCCGGACCTGCCGATCGACTGGTCCCGGATCGGTGACGCGCACCGGGTCGTGCTGCGCACCCTGCTCACCGAAGTGCCGTACGGACGGACCATCACCTACGGCGAACTCGCCGCGCTCAGCGGGGTGTTCGAGGGAACCACCGAGCCCGGCCTTGCTGCCAGGACGGTCGGGCAGATGATGGCCGCCAACCCCGTGCCGCTGCTGGTGCCCTGCCACCGGGTGGTCGCGGCGGACGGCCTCGGCGGCTTCGGCGGCGGCCGGGTCGGCATCGAGGTGAAGCGCTGGCTGCTCACCCTGGAGGGCGTGCTGGAGCCGACCCTGGACTGGAACGGCCCCGACTGGGTCGAGGCCGCCGCGCGCGGCTGA
- a CDS encoding histone deacetylase, which yields MEPLGGDAAARPSRGTDGPRGPGPGARVWYAAYGSNMCLDRFTCYLAGGRPPGAARTYPGCRDARPPERAVPLLLPGQLYFALESAVWTGGCGFYDPLEPGEMPARAYLVSVGQFSDVFAQESARPPGADLDLTRVLADGRAALGPGRYETLLRAGWLDGLPVLTLTAPWHRAEAAPARPAAGYLRQLARGLREGHGWPAGRIADYLAARPGAAGAWRPADIEGLLGPDERWAPGPPTAGPAAPVRPGRKIPGRVP from the coding sequence GTGGAACCGTTGGGCGGCGACGCCGCGGCCCGTCCGTCCCGTGGCACGGACGGGCCGCGCGGGCCGGGCCCCGGCGCGCGGGTCTGGTACGCGGCCTACGGCTCCAACATGTGCCTGGACCGGTTCACCTGCTACCTCGCCGGGGGCCGGCCGCCCGGCGCGGCGCGGACCTACCCGGGCTGCCGGGACGCCCGGCCGCCGGAGCGCGCGGTGCCCCTCCTGCTGCCCGGGCAGCTCTACTTCGCACTGGAGTCCGCCGTCTGGACCGGCGGCTGCGGCTTCTACGACCCGCTCGAACCGGGTGAGATGCCGGCCCGCGCCTACCTGGTCTCGGTCGGGCAGTTCTCGGACGTCTTCGCCCAGGAGTCGGCCCGCCCGCCCGGGGCCGACCTCGACCTGACCCGGGTGCTGGCCGACGGCCGCGCCGCGCTGGGGCCCGGCCGCTACGAGACCCTGCTCCGCGCCGGGTGGCTGGACGGCCTGCCGGTGCTGACCCTCACCGCGCCCTGGCACCGGGCGGAGGCCGCGCCGGCCCGGCCGGCCGCCGGGTACCTGCGCCAGCTGGCCAGAGGGCTGCGCGAGGGCCACGGCTGGCCGGCCGGGCGGATCGCCGACTACCTCGCCGCCCGGCCGGGGGCGGCCGGGGCCTGGCGGCCGGCCGACATCGAAGGCCTGCTCGGCCCGGACGAGCGGTGGGCGCCCGGCCCGCCGACGGCCGGTCCGGCGGCTCCCGTGCGGCCGGGCCGCAAGATTCCCGGGCGGGTGCCATAA
- a CDS encoding SHOCT domain-containing protein has translation MDDYPLLDLFWTMLEFFLWVLWFFLLFKIITDIFRSQDMGGWGKAGWTIFVILLPFLGVFVYLIARGRSMGERDLEQARRTDAAFKAYVRDAAASPGGGGGGPTSHADELAKLADLKNSGALTEVEYQRAKDKLLA, from the coding sequence ATGGACGACTACCCGCTGCTCGATCTGTTCTGGACCATGTTGGAGTTCTTCCTCTGGGTCCTCTGGTTCTTCCTGCTCTTCAAGATCATCACTGACATCTTCCGCAGTCAGGACATGGGCGGTTGGGGCAAGGCCGGTTGGACGATCTTCGTGATCCTGCTTCCGTTCCTCGGCGTCTTCGTCTACCTGATCGCCCGCGGCCGCTCGATGGGTGAGCGTGACCTGGAACAGGCACGGCGCACCGACGCCGCGTTCAAGGCCTACGTGCGGGACGCGGCCGCCTCGCCGGGCGGCGGCGGTGGCGGACCGACCAGCCACGCCGACGAACTCGCCAAACTCGCCGACCTCAAGAACAGCGGCGCGCTCACCGAGGTGGAGTACCAGCGGGCCAAGGACAAGCTGCTCGCCTGA
- a CDS encoding GAP family protein, with protein MGDAVGQMLASAVGIAISPLPLIAVILMLATPKGQANGTAFTAGWMLALAAVVTAVVLAGSGVDAHTGKPTWSYWLKLALGVLFLLLGAKQWRGRSREGHVTEPPKWMRAIDRFTPGRAAGLAAALVVANPKNLALAVGGAASIATSGASVGGKTVAAVLMVLVGSLCTLLPLGVRLLGGDRSAQVLGGWKAWTAAHNAAVMMVVLVVLGAKYVGDSISGLTT; from the coding sequence GTGGGCGACGCCGTCGGCCAGATGCTGGCCTCCGCGGTCGGCATCGCGATCAGCCCGCTGCCGCTGATCGCGGTGATCCTGATGCTGGCCACGCCCAAGGGCCAGGCCAACGGGACCGCGTTCACGGCCGGCTGGATGCTCGCGCTGGCCGCGGTGGTGACGGCCGTGGTGCTCGCGGGCTCCGGTGTCGACGCCCACACCGGGAAGCCCACCTGGTCGTACTGGCTGAAGCTGGCGCTCGGCGTGCTGTTCCTCCTGCTCGGCGCCAAGCAGTGGCGCGGCCGGTCCCGGGAGGGCCACGTCACCGAGCCGCCGAAGTGGATGCGGGCGATCGACCGGTTCACCCCGGGCAGGGCGGCCGGCCTGGCGGCAGCCCTGGTCGTCGCCAACCCGAAGAACCTCGCACTCGCCGTGGGCGGCGCGGCCTCCATCGCGACCAGCGGCGCCTCGGTCGGGGGAAAGACGGTGGCGGCGGTGCTGATGGTGCTGGTGGGGTCCCTCTGCACGCTGCTGCCGCTCGGCGTGCGCCTCCTCGGCGGCGACCGGTCGGCCCAGGTGCTGGGCGGCTGGAAGGCGTGGACGGCCGCCCACAACGCGGCCGTCATGATGGTCGTCCTCGTCGTCCTCGGCGCCAAGTACGTCGGGGACTCGATCTCCGGGCTGACCACATGA
- a CDS encoding SulP family inorganic anion transporter, translating to MRSRPGAGPPPRFGRPTTADVTSGFVTGLFSIPEGMAYASIGGFNPVAGLFSGVLPAIVGSLTARTVLMVTTLTSAIALTAQSVLDEAGLDPLDPGNVALISVMAGLVMLLMGLLRFGVVLSFVSNAVMTGFSTGIAVQIITGVLQDATGYRPQGHNRLARLYDWLTHLGSWDLATTLVAVVTVAVWALAHAVPRLRAVALLVAMVLVSVGVALLGTGVELVGSIADIPSALPHFTAPHWSALPSLAGGALSIALVALAQAAGISPTVPNPDGSKPDMNRDFTAQGLANLAGGLFQALPTGGSLSRTGVAVAAGARTRWAGIFSGVWLALIVLTLAPAAERIPMPVIGGLILVVGGELIWGKRQDIMLVLRTSWTSTAAMVLTFVLTTQLALQQTIIVGAVLSLLLYCVQAARQARLRAFLPTGDGHWRTAPPPPRLPAGEVTVLEYTGVSLFAELPHIQADWPDTTGADRAVLVLLVRGIPDVPSSAVIKWLGLRSDELGRQGGRLVLAGATPAFEHVIRATGLIERLGEDGLVPAAPVVGASLLEAVERGERWIAEGRDPDHPP from the coding sequence GTGCGGTCGCGCCCCGGCGCCGGACCGCCGCCCCGGTTCGGCAGACCGACCACGGCCGACGTCACGTCAGGCTTCGTCACCGGCCTGTTCTCGATCCCCGAGGGCATGGCGTACGCGTCGATCGGCGGCTTCAACCCGGTGGCCGGGCTCTTCTCCGGCGTCCTCCCGGCGATCGTCGGCTCGCTGACGGCCCGTACCGTCCTGATGGTCACCACCCTGACCAGCGCGATCGCGCTCACCGCGCAGAGCGTGCTGGACGAGGCCGGGCTGGACCCGCTCGATCCCGGGAACGTCGCCCTGATCTCGGTGATGGCCGGCCTGGTGATGCTGCTGATGGGCCTGCTGCGGTTCGGCGTGGTGCTGAGCTTCGTCTCCAACGCCGTGATGACCGGCTTCTCCACCGGCATCGCCGTCCAGATCATCACCGGCGTGCTCCAGGACGCCACCGGATACCGGCCGCAGGGCCACAACCGGCTCGCCCGGCTCTACGACTGGCTGACCCACCTCGGCAGCTGGGACCTGGCCACCACCCTGGTGGCGGTGGTGACCGTCGCCGTCTGGGCGCTCGCCCACGCCGTACCGCGACTGCGGGCGGTCGCGCTGCTGGTCGCGATGGTCCTGGTCAGCGTCGGGGTGGCGCTGCTCGGCACCGGCGTCGAGCTGGTCGGGAGCATCGCCGACATCCCGTCCGCGCTGCCGCACTTCACCGCCCCGCACTGGTCTGCGCTGCCCTCCCTCGCGGGCGGCGCCCTGTCGATCGCCCTGGTCGCCCTCGCGCAGGCCGCGGGCATCTCCCCCACCGTGCCCAACCCGGACGGCTCGAAGCCCGACATGAACCGGGACTTCACCGCCCAGGGCCTGGCCAACCTGGCCGGCGGCCTGTTCCAGGCCCTGCCGACCGGCGGCTCGCTCTCCCGTACCGGGGTCGCCGTCGCGGCCGGCGCCCGGACCCGCTGGGCCGGGATCTTCTCCGGGGTCTGGCTCGCCCTGATCGTGCTGACCCTCGCCCCGGCGGCCGAGCGGATACCGATGCCGGTGATCGGCGGCCTGATCCTGGTCGTCGGCGGCGAGCTGATCTGGGGGAAGCGCCAGGACATCATGCTCGTCCTGCGCACCTCGTGGACCTCGACGGCCGCGATGGTGCTCACCTTCGTCCTCACCACGCAGCTGGCGCTGCAGCAGACCATCATCGTCGGCGCCGTGCTCTCCCTGCTGCTCTACTGTGTCCAGGCGGCCCGGCAGGCCCGGCTGCGCGCCTTCCTCCCGACCGGCGACGGCCACTGGCGCACCGCGCCCCCGCCGCCCCGGCTGCCGGCCGGCGAGGTGACCGTCCTCGAATACACCGGCGTCAGCCTGTTCGCCGAACTGCCGCACATCCAGGCCGACTGGCCGGACACCACCGGTGCGGACCGGGCCGTGCTCGTCCTGCTGGTGCGCGGCATCCCGGACGTCCCCTCGTCCGCGGTGATCAAGTGGCTCGGTCTCCGGTCGGACGAGCTCGGTCGCCAGGGCGGCCGGCTCGTGCTGGCCGGGGCCACCCCGGCCTTCGAGCACGTGATCCGGGCCACCGGCCTGATCGAGCGCCTCGGCGAGGACGGACTCGTCCCCGCCGCCCCCGTGGTCGGCGCCTCCCTGCTGGAGGCCGTCGAGCGGGGCGAGCGGTGGATCGCCGAGGGCCGCGACCCGGACCACCCTCCCTGA
- a CDS encoding DUF7144 family membrane protein, which translates to MSTAPNPPYRDTPSASPNSGWVTGLALFAGVVMLVNGILDIFQGIVAVIDNDLIVTTPNYVFRFDVTSWGWVHIVIGALVVVAGAGVLRGALWGRIAGIVLASVSAISAFMWLPYYPVWNIIVIALDVFVIWALCLYRDDDRAF; encoded by the coding sequence ATGAGCACCGCCCCCAACCCGCCCTACCGGGACACCCCCTCCGCCTCGCCGAACAGCGGATGGGTCACCGGCCTCGCCCTGTTCGCCGGCGTCGTGATGCTGGTCAACGGCATCCTCGACATCTTCCAGGGGATCGTCGCCGTCATCGACAACGACCTCATCGTGACCACCCCCAACTACGTCTTCCGCTTCGACGTGACCTCCTGGGGATGGGTCCACATCGTCATCGGCGCGCTGGTCGTCGTGGCCGGCGCGGGCGTCCTGCGAGGCGCCCTCTGGGGCCGCATCGCCGGTATCGTGCTCGCCTCGGTGAGCGCGATCAGCGCCTTCATGTGGCTCCCCTACTACCCCGTGTGGAACATCATCGTCATCGCGCTCGACGTCTTCGTGATCTGGGCCCTGTGCCTCTACCGCGACGACGACCGGGCCTTCTGA
- a CDS encoding Lrp/AsnC family transcriptional regulator, whose translation MPNNPHPRQAPLDDVDRAILRILADNARTPNNALADAVGIAPSTCLARVRALRERGVIRAFRAEIAPAAIGLPLQAMISVRLRAHTREQNESFRDSAPDMPGVVAVFHMAGSDDYLLHVALAHPDALRDFVVDHLTTHPAVAQTRTNLIFEQIAGRRHLVPGPVSPVR comes from the coding sequence GTGCCGAACAATCCTCACCCCCGGCAGGCGCCCCTCGACGACGTGGACCGGGCGATCCTGCGGATCCTGGCCGACAACGCCCGGACGCCGAACAACGCGCTCGCCGACGCGGTGGGCATCGCCCCCTCCACCTGTCTGGCCCGGGTGCGCGCCCTGCGCGAGCGCGGGGTGATCCGCGCGTTCCGGGCCGAGATCGCCCCCGCCGCGATCGGGCTGCCGCTGCAGGCGATGATCTCCGTCCGGCTGCGGGCCCACACCCGTGAGCAGAACGAGAGCTTCCGCGACTCCGCCCCCGACATGCCCGGCGTGGTGGCGGTCTTCCACATGGCCGGATCCGACGACTACCTGCTGCATGTCGCCCTGGCGCACCCCGACGCCCTGCGCGACTTCGTGGTGGACCACCTCACCACCCACCCGGCGGTGGCGCAGACCCGGACCAACCTGATCTTCGAGCAGATCGCCGGGCGCCGGCACCTGGTTCCCGGTCCGGTGAGCCCGGTCCGGTGA